Part of the Pelmatolapia mariae isolate MD_Pm_ZW linkage group LG3_W, Pm_UMD_F_2, whole genome shotgun sequence genome is shown below.
tgcacaacaaattgaaaagcccaaaaacaaatcacaaaacgcacaacaaattgaaaagcgcaaaaacaaattgaaaagcgcaacaacaaatcacttaacgcaaaaacaaattgaaaagcgcaaaaacaaattcactaaatgcaaaaacaaattgaaaagcgcaaaaacaaattaactaaacgcaaaaacaaattgaaaagcgcaaaaacaaattcactaaacgcacaacaaattgaaaagcgcaaaaacaaattgaaaagcgcaacaacaaaaaccaaaccggAAGAGGTAGGTACCAATGCTGCAACAACAGGCATCACTGATTGGATGATGGATCCGGTAGCCTATTGAACCGGAAGTTCTTCTGCCGAACGTGGTTATGAGAAAGAGCAGTCAacggctgtatcccaattcagggtctgcagccttaaaggctgcattttaaggccgattaggtcacagcggcgcgccgaaggctgtcccaatttgaaggctgctcgaaatgcggcgctcaaatgcggccttcatttccctgaattttaaggctgtggcggtgtagacttcgtggcccaacaattcatagcgcggcagtcactgtggataattttgccgcagacgGCAGAAGCGTAGCGGCCGAATAGTAAACTGTTaaacgtaagtactgaatattatgtcacttttttatgtgcaaatgtttaataatgaggaacattaaaacattactgttggccacatgtctgcaaagttatttgccattagcgatgtttgtactttcagcgtttacttggttttaaagcatttaaaatataataatacaatagttgaccttaatcttacagagaatgtgatgatttgatGGATAATTAACCCTGATGCTCCCCGGCGGGGTCCGGTCCGATGTGGTGTGGTCTGGTGGGGTCTGGTCTGGTGGGGTCCGGTCTGGTGGGGTCCGTGTGTGGTGGGGTCTGTCGTCCGGGGGTGCGCTGGTCCCCCGCGGAGGTAGCAAGGGGGTCGGGGTCTCGCGAGCCCCCCGGGGGAAGGATAGAGTGAGTGAGTGGTGGGGGGTCGCGAtggtgtgcgtgtgcgcgtggCGACGGTGGCGAGGAGAAACACCCTAGCGAAAGCGGAGCGCGTGTCGCGGCGAGATGATAAGAAAGTGTACGGCGGGTACTAAGCCCGTTGGTGTTTGGTCACGGAGGCAAGGGCTCCAacaaggagagggagggggtcTCGTTAGACAAAGACAATGTCACGCACTAGACCGTGGGAGGGAAAGAGCACTAAGCTCGGCGGTACAGGCGTAGCGCTTTCGCCTTCGGCGTCACGGTGGTCGTCCTCCTCCTCGCCATCGCCATCGCCATCGCCATCGCCATCACCGCCGCCGCCACCGCCATCGCCACCGCCATCGCCACCATCGCCACCTACGGTTTCGGCCTACACGGGCTCGGCTCCGGCGGCTGGGTTGTTGCGACCGGCCACGTTCCGCTATCGAGGCCTAGGGGTCGAGGAAGaccaaaagcagcagcagcagcagcagcagcggcagcagcagcggcagcaggaGAACTCGGAgttggaggatgaggaggaggaggagaactcGGAGTTGGATGAGGAGttggatgaggaggaggacgaggaggacgaggaggacgaggagcagcagcagcagcagcagcagcagcagcagcaggaggagaactcGGAGTTGGAGGAGGAGAACTCGGAGTTGGAGGAGGACGAAGAGGAGGCCGAGGAGaacgaggaggacgaggaggacgaggaggccgAGGAAAAAGAGCAAGAGACCGAGGGGCATAACGACTCGACAGCCCGAACGCCGCTCTCAGAGGAGGAGCGCTTCTACTCGGAGGCTCAGGAGGACGAAAACGACGGGGTGGCGGACCATAGGTATTTCGCGGAAGAGGAGCACGATTACGATACGGCGTTGCAACTCTGCCGGGAAGGCGGCTCGCTGGACGGCGAGTCGAACCGCCGCGACGGAGAGGAACGGGAAGAAGCAGACGCCGAACCAGGGCGGGGGACTCGGGAGCTTTGGCAAGAGCAAGAGGATGACGAGGACGACGAGGACGACGCCGGCCGCGCTGCAGGTGGCGTTCGCGGCGCGAAACTCGGTGAAACTCGCGACGCAGATGTAGCCGATGATTACGACGACGACGAAGAAGACGAAGACAAAgactatgatgatgatgatgacgatgatgatgatgatgaagaagaagaagaagaagaaaaagacgacgacgacgacgacgaccTCGACCCGCGAGGACGAGGCCCCACCGAAGAGGCCCTCGCGGCGGCGCGAGACGAGGCCTCCGCGTTCATGGCCTACTTCCCGCCGGAGATAGAGGACTCGGTGATCGCCATGACCAACCTGGAAGCGGACAGGCGCAGGCCCGCCATCGACGGGTGGAAGCGCATGGGCCGCGTCGAGTTCCGGGCCTACGTGGGGCTGCTGGTGCTCGCCGGCGTGTACAGGTCCCGGGGAGAGGCCTGCGAGAGCCTGTGGGACGCCGAGAGCGGCAGGTCCGTGTTCAGAGCCGCCATGCCGCTCAAGAGCTTTCGAGCCTACTCGAGCGCGCTGCGCTTCGACGACAGAGAGACCAGACCAGCCAGGCGAGGCGAGGGAGGCGACAAACTGGCCCCCATCAGAGCCGTGTGGGACGAGTGGTGCGCGAGGCTGCCCGCCATGTACCGCCCGGGACCGGAGGTCACCGTCGACGAGAGACTGGTGCCGTTCAGAGGTACGTACTGTTGTTTGCGcgcgtggtgtgtgtgtgtgtgtgtgtgtgtgtgtgtgtgtgtgtgtgtgtgtgtgtgcgcgtgtgtgtgcgttgtgTGCTTGCGTGACTGGGGGATGAGAGGAGGAAAAGGCAGCGGGGAACGGCGACAACGGTGGCTCGCTTTGTTGTATATTCGTGTTGGGTTCTGCGTTTGTGCTGTTACATGACCGTATATCTTCCACGCTTGCACGCGCGTTCTCTGTCAAACTGACGTCTCTTCTTCCGTTTCTGCCCCAATCTCTCCCCACTTtcccacatctctctctctctctctctctctctctctctctctctctgtctctctctctctctctctctctctctctctctctctctctctctctgtcgccATCATCAGGAAGGTGTCCGTTCAGACAGTACATGCCCAGCAAACCGGCCAGGTACGGGATCAAGATATGGGTGGCGTGCGACGCGCGCTCCAGCTACGCGTGGAAGATGCAAGTGTACACCGGCAAGCCCGACAAGCGCGGACCTCCCGAAAAGCACCTGGCCGCTCGAGTGGTCGTGGACCTCACCGAGGGATTGACGCCGGGACGCAACGTCACGTGCGACAACTTTTTCACCTCGCGCGAGCTCGCCGACAGGCTCTTTCGCGAAAGAGGCCACACCGTGCTGGGCACTCTGCGAGCGAACAGACCCGAGATCCCCAGAGAGCTGCGCTGCGTCAAGGGCAGGGCCGTGGGCTCCGTGGAATCCGTGGTACTCGCGGGCTCTGAAGCAGGCGGCGGCGGTggcggaggaagaggaggaggaggaggaggaggaggaggtggtggcggAAGAGGGCCAGACACCATCATCCTCTCCTACGTGGCCAAGAAGAACAAGAACGTGCTGCTCCTCACCACCGCTCCTcgctaccaccaccaccaccaccaccaccaccgacGCTCCGGCCCCGAGCCCCGGCCTAGCCGCCGCCGCCGCATCAGCAACGGCAACGGCAAAAGCAACAGCAACAGCGACGacagtggcagcagcagcagcatcggCGGAAAACCTCCCTTGGTGCTGCATTACAACCGCACCAAGGGAGGCGTCGACAACCTGGACAAGGTCGTGAGCACgtacagctgcaggagaaagacCTGCAGGTGGCCCGTGGCCCTTTTCCACAACATGGTGGACGTGGCGGCCTACAACGCGTTCGTGCTCTGGAGGGAAATTCACCCCGACTGGATGGCGGGCAAGCTCAACAAACGACGGCTCTTCCTCGAGCGACTGGGCAAAGCGCTCGTGCGCCCCATGATCGAAGCCAGGGCGTTAgcgcgaggaggaggaggaggaggaggaggaggaggaggaggaggaggccgaGTCGCGGCCCGAGGTaccactgctgctgctactaGTACTACTGCTACCGAGGCCGACGATGCCGACGCCACGCCGCGCCAGTCCTCTCCGGTCAAGAGGCGAAGGTGCCGCGTGTGTCCCAGGAGCAAAGACGTCAAGACCAAGATCCTGTGCCGCGAGTGCCGAGCGCACGTGTGCATCAACTGCGCCGTCACGTACTGTCCCAACTGCGCCGCTTCACGCACCGCCGCTTCCCAgacgccgccgccgccgccgtaGTAACACAAGCGCCCCTcgggggtcgctaggacccccgCTCCCAccctaatcatcatcatcatcatcatcatcatcatcatcatcatcatcatcataacacaCGTGCCCCTcgggggtcgctaggacccccaccctcatcatcatcatcatcatcatcatcatcatcatcataacacaCACGACCCCCACCGTAAACATCATAACACATATGcccgagggggtcctagcgaccccccccccccccaatcatcatcatcataacacaTATGCCCCTCGGGGGTCCTAGTGACCCCCCACCCTAAACATCATCGTAACACATATGcccgagggggtcctagcgacccccccAATCATCATCGTAACACATATGcccgagggggtcctagcgaccccccacccccacccccaatcATCATCGTAACACATATGCCCCTcgggggtcctagcgaccccccaccctaaacatcatcatcatcatcatcatcatcatcatcatcatcataataacaCACAGGCACCTCGGGGTCGCCACGACCCACGCCCCGAGAACAGCCGGGCGCACAAgggttaaaggaaaaaagcgcCTCAACGGCAACGCTTTCTTCACGctgtaataaaatatacagCCAGAGGGGGGCGTTTTTAAAACGCACCACCCTGTTGCACACGGCCCTAAGGGCATACCCCCCGCACACCCCGCCTTTCCGCCGGCAGGGTATGTTGAATGTACACACTAACACAACGTGCACAGAAGAAGGGACGTCTACAAGTGTGTATCAGCAACGCTGCGGAATGTAACAAATGTAACATCCTACCATGTTTCCTATGTGCTACAattggagagggagagagggttTCATTAGCCGTCACATCAACATGGATACACTCTTCCAGTTCTCGCACATATCTCATTCCACCCAAGCGCACTTGAAGAACGTGTACGCAAGCTTGGCAATTTGCATGTGTCTGGCCGCTGTCGGCTCCTACGTCTACATCTATCTGGTCGCACGCCTGGTTTCGGTGAGTGAGGTGTCCTCCCTCGCAGTCCTGGGGTTGTTGATCTGTCTTGCGATGGCTACCCTCACCTCACTGGGGTTGTTTATCTGGTTTGCCGTGACCCCCCATAACCCTGAGACAGAAAGGAAGAGACTTGCTTTCCTTGAAGGATTTGCATTGCTCACAGGTTTTAGCCTTGGACCCATTCTGGACAGTGTCATCGCCGTCGATCCGAATATCATCGCGACCGCCTTTGTGGGAACCTCTGTGATTTTCGTCTGCTTCACTCTCAGCGCCTTGTACGACACACACAGGGGCTATCTGTTCCTCCGAGGCACACTCATGTCCGGCTGTTCTATTCTGTTACTGGCCTATCTGACGAACGTGTTCTTCGGATCTACGCTTGTGTTTCAGGCGAACACATACCTGGGACTGCTCGTCATGTGCGGCTTTGTCCTGTTTGACACTCAGCTCGTTATCGAGAAAGCAGAGAACGGGGACAAGGACTACATCTGGCATTGTGTGACCTTGTTTGATGATTTCATTACCATTTTTAGGAGACTGATGATCATCCTTTACACGAAGGAGAAGGACAAGAAGGCGGTCTCTGAACGTATTCTGTGCAAGATGATACCGATCGATGTGTGAAATGAGTGCATGTGTGCTGTTACATtgccacaaaaaaaccccacaaatgcTGTATGGTTTTGTTCATGATTGTTTTATTATTGAcaataaacaaagacaagaaCATTTTATGTGAGTTGTTTGTACGCTTGGTGAACAAGGTTATGCTAGAGAGGAGGTTAATGCAGAACGCCACTTCTCGCTTTAGCCGGCATTCTGAGGACTTTGCGATTCCTCAGCTGTAATACGTTGATGTCGTCGGGCTCAGCGATGGCTGGCTTGTCATCAGTGTCGGTGCTCTGGGAGGCAGCTTGGTTCAGCCGCAATACGTCGGTGGTGTCGTCGGGCTCGGCGATGGCTCGGTTGGCTGCGGTGTCCGTGTTCTGGGAGGCAGTTTGCTTCTCAGCATTGTCGGCAGCATCGGAGGCAATTAGCTCTGCGCCCAGAGCGTATAGACAGATGTAGCCCGTTACCTCCGTCATGATGTTCCAGACCGGGTCGATGTCCACAACGCCTTGTCTCAAGATGCGAGCGGTCTCGCTGGGACACTTAGCAGTAGGCTCTACCTTGACTCTCACCGTGAAGTCGTGGTCCATTTCAAGGGTGAACCACATTTCGTAATCGTCTTCGGACAGTCCCGCATTGTCGTGGCCTTTGCATCTGGGATCGCCCGAAGCCTCGTGTAACTTGTCCACAAACCTTGCTATTGTCCTGGCGGTGACATACAAATCCTTGGCGTACTCGGCGTGGTCAATGGGGCGTTCGTGCACATAACGGAGCATAGCCAAACACCAGCTGTTGTTCCCTGTAGCACTCAGCGAGTGTCTATACAGACAAAAGTCAGACATCATGACCTTGAAAGTTACAGTAAACGGCTCGACCGTCTTGGCGAACTCTGCGAACGTGTCCAAGAAAACCTGCCGTTTTGCATTAGAAGTCGCTGACCAGTGCGCACCGTCTAAGAGCACTAGCTGTCCGGTCGGGTTCATCTCGGTGTATTCGTCTTACGTTGCTATCCTCTGCAAAACTCCTATGTCTGCGTGACGGTGTGACTTGTTCGAATGCCGGTGAACGCAGAACAGGGGGTTCGGTTTTATGTATTATGTTTAACCATTGGTGGGTTTTTAGCCGAGACTAGAAAGAGGTAAGTGGTTCAATGTTTTTGTAAAACACACAGTCATTAGACACGGTTGGTTGCACATAAGATTGTGTACACAGTTTTATTTCAGCGACCGTCCACATCACAAAACAGACGTCATTACACATAAGAGTTGTCACAGACACAGTGAACTGTCAGCGCACACATTGCGATTTGATGCCTGTCTTTGTAGACACGATATGGATAGAACACAAGGGAACACACAAGTCAACACAGCTCGTCGTTCATTTCATTGGCCTCGGGTATGTACCGTTCAACCGGTGCAGGAGTTGTAGGGGTAGGTGTAGGTGGGGGTGGTTTACGGATCGGCTGTGCGTGCAGGCACTCCAACTTGCGACTCTCGTTTCTGTTTATGCTGCAAACAAACATCGAGAAGGAACGTTGTCACATATGAATGGTCCACGAGATAATCGTACTACCATTATGTATTGTGCACATCGGACCGAATCGCACAAGGTTCAGCGCGTGCACCTAGCTCACCTTTCCCAGCACGATAATATCCGCTTGCCTCTAACCCCCTCAGTGGACATGCACAACAGCTGGGCAGAATGGTCAGGGTTTATCCTGGTGACACTGAGGCAAGAAACGTATAGTATAAATCACAGTGTTGTAGATCAAGTTAAAATTGCAAAGTGTACAAAGACGCACTTGGAGACTTACACCAACTCCTCTCTGTCACAACTTGGCCGCTTTGGGAAGACTCGAAAATCCGACAGTCTGCCTTTGACTGCCTGAGTCCTGGGACAAGCGCAGCGTCCCGGCCAAAATGCAGCTACAGGGAAGTGTATGGTTGCAGTGAGGTTAGCATAATAAAGGAGACACACTCCTAGAATGTACTAAGCAACAAATGTAGAATAAGTAACAACGTCACTTATGGTCAAACATTTACAGTCTGTTAAATCTACTAACCCTGATACAGGTCCATGTAAGCCAGAGCAACAACAAACGTCAAACCCGCACATGGTCCCTGTAAAGCCATTGCTCTGTGGCGACAAATTGCAGAATAACCCTCTAAAGAGCCCTGTTCCACACGGCTAACCCATACCCGCATATAGTATGGTTAATACCATCTTGTCAATGATAATATTTGTAAGGTATTTCGGCCAGGTTTAGTGGTTTGTGTTTCGTACACAGTCGGAGCTCAGTGGACATGTGCAACAGACACCGGTATCACGGTCAGGATTGTGCACTGTGTACTAGTGTGACAAAGAACACGTAAACAATCGGGTGTGTGTGGAGACACAAACAATCTCTGGTCATTGCCAAGTGTTTATTTCAAACAGTTATACAGTACATCGTACACCGTGCATTGACAGgagcatgttttattttcatttattaaaaatggTATCGCGCCTGTATGAACTCCTTGGGTGATTTGATATCGACGTATCATAGTTGCACATTAGATGGAGATCGTGCCCTCGTCCGCTCCTTCGTGGTCGAACAGCACCGCAACGTGACACTGCGTAATACCCAGAAGTCCTCCAGCGGAAAATGACGCCGTGCACTCCAGACCTTGCTGTGTGGACTTCATCGTACACCGACGACGTTCGGTCCCGCACGTGACCTCCAGCCTCGAACTAGTGTCTTGTGCGGGTGGAAAGCATCGATACACACAGTGGATTCCACTCCGGTCATCCCTGTTACATTGAAAACGTACAAGGTGTGTACAGGTCGCAGACCGAGACAGAACCCTGCTCCACTCGCTCCACAGTATGCCTGCGGTGTTCTGTTGCGGTCGGACGCGTGCTCTAATGGTGTAGTCTAAGGTCGGAAGATCTTGGATGTGAGCTACACAACTCTTGCCATTCTCACATTGGACGGTATGCACCTGGCTCGGCTCATCGGCACCGGTGACGGTCCATTCAATCTCCGCGGTATAGTTCACAGCCCAAACCGTAGAAAATGGACCCAAAGTCACTTTGTCCAAACTCACGGACAGAGTGGGGCTGGCCATCTTTACTCCACATTGTGGATTCACGCGGCTGTTTGTTTGTCGTATGCCACCTATATTAAGACGTACCCTGCAATCGTGCTGTAACGCGTCAGGGCTCGTGAGTTGCACATCACACTTAATAGCCCCATTACGCCAGCTACTGTAAATCCATTGGGTCCCGTCGTCTTTGTCGTATTCAGGTATACATTGGTGTTCTTCAGTTCCACATACAACCTCCGTTATCACTGCAACCCCTGGCTTGTAGTACACATTTTTTCCGGTGAACCGTTGTACCACTGTCAGCCGCCTGCTACCGTCCGTGATCAGATGAGACAAAATAGGAGGCCTGCAGTCTAGTGGTGGACACGGAGATTTCCACGTGGGCTGAGCCAACACAGGTCCCATTAGGACAAGGCCAAGAGAAGCAATCGCAGTAAAGCAAAACATTGTCTTGACAGTCGGTCGTAAGTGTGTGTAAGTTGGTGT
Proteins encoded:
- the LOC134620962 gene encoding probable Bax inhibitor 1, yielding MDTLFQFSHISHSTQAHLKNVYASLAICMCLAAVGSYVYIYLVARLVSVSEVSSLAVLGLLICLAMATLTSLGLFIWFAVTPHNPETERKRLAFLEGFALLTGFSLGPILDSVIAVDPNIIATAFVGTSVIFVCFTLSALYDTHRGYLFLRGTLMSGCSILLLAYLTNVFFGSTLVFQANTYLGLLVMCGFVLFDTQLVIEKAENGDKDYIWHCVTLFDDFITIFRRLMIILYTKEKDKKAVSERILCKMIPIDV